A single Desulfitobacterium chlororespirans DSM 11544 DNA region contains:
- the acsB gene encoding acetyl-CoA decarbonylase/synthase complex subunit alpha/beta, whose protein sequence is MSMEQIYADAIKDPSKEPKKLLRKAYDGTITAMSYAEILLNRALKDYGPQQTVGYPDTAYHLPVITCLSGDKVTTLGELVPLLNRVRNQVKTELTFENARLWGESVLYAAEIIEILHYLRNDEPKVAPWTGFLGDPIVRKHGIKMVDWTIPGVAVILGRAKDSPSAKKIVDNLMGKGFMLFLCDEVIEQLLEENVKIGEDYIAFPLGNFTQVIHAVNYAFRAGLAFGGIPAGQREQHRDYQHRRVRAFVLHLGELDDVKVAAEMGAIFMGFPVLTDQELGEDMQIPDWYLSEPDYEKIVPLALEVRGIKLTNIEIPIPVNFGPAFEGETIRKGDTYVEFGGGRTTAFELVSMVGPDEVVDGQVTVIGPEIDTVPEGSRLPLGIKVDIYGRKMQEDFEGVLERRIHYFTNYGEGVWHVAQRDLCWVRISKDARAKGFLMKHIGELLLAKFKQEFPAIVDRVQVTIYTDQQAVEENLVKARERYRARDARLKSLTDENVEEFYSCLLCQSFAPNHVCIVSPERVGLCGAVSWLDAKAAFEITPTGPNQPIPKGLAIDEVKGMWQSVNDYLRPSSNNTLDEVNLYTLMDRPMTSCGCFEAIMAIVPEANGLMITTREHSGMTPCGMTFSTLAGTVGGGLQTPGFMGIGRSYIISKKFIPADGGISRIVWMPKELKEFLKEDLVARSIDEGLGEDFINKIADESVGTTVEEIIPFLEENGHPCFSLDPLM, encoded by the coding sequence ATGTCCATGGAGCAAATTTACGCTGATGCGATCAAGGATCCCTCAAAAGAGCCCAAAAAATTACTTCGTAAGGCCTACGATGGAACGATTACGGCTATGAGTTATGCGGAGATTCTTTTAAACCGTGCCCTTAAAGACTATGGTCCCCAACAAACGGTTGGCTATCCGGACACCGCTTACCACCTTCCGGTTATTACCTGCCTCTCCGGGGATAAGGTAACCACGCTTGGTGAGCTTGTACCGCTTCTTAACCGCGTGCGGAATCAGGTCAAAACAGAATTGACCTTTGAGAACGCCCGCCTCTGGGGGGAATCCGTTCTCTATGCTGCGGAGATTATTGAAATTCTCCACTATTTGCGCAACGACGAGCCCAAGGTAGCCCCTTGGACCGGTTTCCTGGGTGACCCTATTGTGCGTAAGCATGGGATCAAGATGGTGGACTGGACCATCCCAGGTGTTGCCGTTATCTTAGGCCGTGCTAAAGATTCCCCGTCGGCGAAGAAAATTGTCGATAACCTGATGGGCAAAGGCTTCATGCTCTTCCTCTGTGATGAAGTCATTGAGCAGCTGCTGGAAGAAAACGTGAAGATTGGTGAAGACTATATTGCTTTCCCCTTAGGAAACTTTACTCAGGTTATCCATGCAGTGAACTATGCCTTCCGGGCCGGCTTGGCCTTCGGGGGAATTCCTGCCGGACAAAGAGAACAGCATCGTGATTACCAGCATCGCCGGGTACGGGCTTTTGTGCTCCATCTCGGAGAGCTGGATGATGTTAAAGTAGCCGCTGAGATGGGAGCCATTTTCATGGGCTTCCCTGTACTGACGGACCAGGAACTGGGCGAAGATATGCAGATCCCGGATTGGTATCTCTCTGAGCCTGATTATGAAAAGATCGTGCCTCTGGCCCTTGAGGTGCGGGGAATTAAGCTGACCAATATCGAGATTCCTATTCCGGTCAACTTCGGACCTGCCTTTGAAGGGGAAACCATCCGCAAAGGGGATACCTATGTGGAGTTTGGCGGCGGCAGAACTACTGCCTTCGAGCTGGTAAGCATGGTGGGACCTGATGAGGTTGTGGACGGTCAGGTAACCGTCATTGGACCGGAGATCGATACGGTACCGGAAGGAAGTCGGCTTCCCTTGGGAATTAAGGTGGATATCTATGGCCGTAAAATGCAGGAGGACTTTGAAGGGGTTCTGGAGCGCCGGATCCACTACTTTACCAACTATGGTGAAGGAGTCTGGCACGTTGCTCAGCGTGATCTTTGCTGGGTGCGTATTTCCAAGGATGCTCGGGCTAAAGGCTTCCTAATGAAGCATATCGGAGAATTGCTGCTGGCTAAATTCAAGCAGGAATTCCCGGCTATTGTCGACCGGGTCCAGGTTACCATCTATACGGATCAACAAGCCGTCGAGGAAAATCTGGTCAAGGCCCGGGAGCGTTATCGCGCACGGGATGCCCGCTTGAAGAGCCTGACCGACGAGAATGTAGAAGAATTCTATTCTTGCCTCCTCTGTCAGTCCTTTGCTCCCAACCATGTCTGCATCGTCAGTCCGGAGCGGGTTGGTCTCTGCGGTGCTGTCAGCTGGCTTGATGCCAAAGCAGCCTTCGAAATTACCCCAACCGGCCCGAACCAGCCTATTCCTAAGGGTTTGGCCATTGATGAAGTCAAGGGAATGTGGCAGAGTGTCAATGATTATCTGCGGCCTTCTTCCAATAATACTCTTGATGAAGTCAATCTCTATACCTTAATGGATCGCCCCATGACATCCTGCGGTTGCTTCGAGGCGATTATGGCCATTGTTCCTGAGGCCAACGGCCTGATGATCACCACCCGTGAGCATAGTGGTATGACGCCTTGCGGCATGACCTTCTCGACCCTGGCCGGCACCGTTGGCGGTGGCTTGCAGACACCAGGATTTATGGGAATCGGCCGCAGCTATATTATCAGCAAGAAGTTTATTCCGGCTGACGGCGGCATCTCGCGGATTGTCTGGATGCCTAAAGAGCTGAAGGAGTTCTTAAAAGAAGATCTTGTAGCCCGTTCGATTGATGAAGGTTTAGGCGAAGACTTTATCAATAAGATTGCCGATGAGAGCGTTGGCACGACGGTGGAAGAGATCATTCCGTTCCTCGAAGAAAATGGTCACCCATGCTTCAGTCTGGACCCATTAATGTAA
- a CDS encoding methyltetrahydrofolate cobalamin methyltransferase has product MIIIGERINGMFKDIGDALRNKDAKPLQHWALKQEEGGAHYLDVNSGPAVPKEERPEAYEWMVKIIQEVSNLPLCLDSTNYDAIEAGLKHLKRPGMINSVPAERDKIERVFPMAVQYNASLIGLTMDKVGIPKDAENRIVFAMELVAAADEFGLPTDELYIDPLILPCNVAQEHAPEVLEAIRMVKTLSNPAPKTVLGLSNVSQKSPDRHLINRTYLAMAMAAGLDAAIMDANDDDLVDVAATGQILLNKSIYADSYLKVFRQR; this is encoded by the coding sequence TTGATTATTATTGGTGAACGGATTAATGGAATGTTTAAGGATATCGGAGATGCTCTTCGCAATAAGGATGCTAAGCCCCTCCAACATTGGGCGTTGAAACAGGAAGAAGGCGGAGCCCATTACCTTGATGTCAACTCCGGTCCGGCAGTTCCCAAAGAGGAGCGTCCCGAAGCCTATGAGTGGATGGTTAAGATTATTCAAGAAGTCTCTAATTTGCCGCTGTGCCTGGATTCCACGAACTATGATGCTATTGAAGCCGGTTTAAAGCATCTCAAACGCCCTGGCATGATCAATTCAGTTCCTGCCGAGCGTGACAAGATTGAGCGGGTTTTCCCCATGGCTGTCCAATATAATGCATCTTTAATCGGTTTGACCATGGATAAGGTAGGGATTCCCAAAGATGCCGAAAACCGCATTGTTTTCGCCATGGAATTGGTGGCTGCAGCAGATGAATTCGGCTTGCCTACCGATGAACTCTATATTGACCCCCTGATCCTGCCTTGTAATGTTGCCCAAGAGCACGCACCTGAGGTTTTGGAAGCCATCAGAATGGTCAAAACTCTGTCCAATCCAGCCCCGAAAACTGTTCTGGGCCTTTCCAACGTGTCCCAGAAATCCCCGGACCGTCATCTGATCAATCGCACCTATTTGGCCATGGCTATGGCTGCCGGCCTCGATGCGGCGATTATGGATGCTAACGATGACGATTTGGTTGACGTAGCTGCAACTGGTCAAATCCTCTTAAATAAGAGCATCTATGCCGATTCCTATCTGAAGGTTTTCCGCCAGCGCTAG
- the acsC gene encoding acetyl-CoA decarbonylase/synthase complex subunit gamma, protein MALTGLEIYKQLPKKNCGECGTPTCLAFAMALASGKGSLDACPYVTNEAREALDSASAPPIKAIKFGNGSILGDETVLFRHDKTFYHPTTLLIEIADTLSDEEVQAKLQEIEGLEFDRVGLHYTIDGVAVVEASGSPEQFAKVVAQVAAGTERSLLLLSDNADALKAALPGVASRKPLIGSATEANYEAVVNLAKEHNVPVIIKAEGLDALAALVENAQKLGHKEFVLDPGTRTPSQTLANLTHCRRLAIKKKFRPFGYPVIAFTSKTEPLAEITEASVYVAKYASAIVLKASAKAHILPLMALRQNLYTDPQKPIQVEPILHTVGEVNENSPIYITTNFSLTYYSVEGEVEASKIPSYILPIDTDGTSVLTAYAAGKFEPEKIADILAKSGVGDKVNHRNLIIPGYVAVISGKLQEISGWKVIVGPRESSGIVSFTRAM, encoded by the coding sequence ATGGCTTTAACAGGCTTAGAAATTTATAAACAACTCCCCAAAAAGAACTGCGGTGAGTGCGGTACTCCTACCTGTCTCGCTTTCGCGATGGCATTGGCTTCCGGTAAAGGATCCTTAGATGCTTGCCCTTATGTTACGAATGAAGCTCGGGAAGCCCTGGATTCCGCATCGGCACCACCGATTAAGGCTATCAAATTCGGCAACGGCTCGATTTTAGGAGATGAAACGGTTCTTTTCCGTCACGATAAAACCTTTTATCATCCTACCACCTTGCTGATTGAGATTGCCGATACGTTATCCGACGAAGAAGTTCAAGCGAAGCTTCAAGAAATCGAAGGCTTGGAATTTGATCGGGTGGGATTGCATTATACCATCGACGGAGTGGCTGTAGTCGAGGCCTCCGGTTCCCCGGAGCAATTTGCTAAAGTGGTCGCTCAGGTGGCCGCAGGAACTGAGCGTTCTTTGCTGCTTTTAAGCGACAACGCAGATGCCCTGAAAGCCGCTTTGCCTGGAGTTGCCAGCCGCAAACCTCTCATCGGCTCGGCTACTGAAGCCAATTATGAGGCGGTTGTCAACTTAGCAAAAGAGCATAATGTTCCCGTTATTATTAAGGCTGAAGGCCTGGACGCTTTAGCAGCCCTAGTGGAAAATGCTCAAAAACTTGGCCATAAAGAATTCGTCCTGGATCCGGGCACCCGGACACCGAGCCAGACTCTTGCTAATCTGACTCACTGCCGCCGCCTGGCGATTAAAAAGAAATTCAGACCGTTCGGCTATCCAGTGATTGCCTTCACCAGCAAAACAGAACCTCTGGCCGAAATCACGGAAGCCTCGGTTTATGTGGCCAAATATGCCAGTGCCATTGTCTTAAAGGCATCGGCTAAGGCTCATATCCTGCCCTTGATGGCACTTCGTCAGAACCTGTATACAGATCCGCAAAAACCCATTCAAGTGGAGCCTATTCTGCATACAGTGGGTGAAGTCAACGAGAACTCACCGATTTATATTACGACGAACTTCTCCTTAACCTATTACAGCGTTGAGGGAGAAGTGGAAGCCAGCAAGATTCCCAGCTATATTCTCCCCATCGATACAGATGGTACTTCTGTGCTTACAGCTTATGCAGCAGGCAAATTTGAGCCTGAAAAGATTGCCGATATATTGGCCAAGAGCGGTGTAGGCGATAAAGTAAACCATCGCAATCTGATCATCCCCGGCTATGTGGCTGTTATCTCCGGAAAATTACAGGAAATTTCCGGCTGGAAAGTCATCGTCGGACCTCGCGAATCCAGCGGGATTGTTTCCTTTACACGGGCAATGTAA
- a CDS encoding acetyl-CoA decarbonylase/synthase complex subunit delta, with amino-acid sequence MAVALVKERYQSKVGEVVIGATAAEGGTRTSVVKVGGDSTLPFLHFEGKVENRAAIALEVTDVPPAWSDTVKGQYGDVINDPVAWAKKCVEEYNADMIYLKLIGANPEGENRSPEECAKVVKDVLAAVGVPLIVAGCEDPEKDNEVLAAVAEATSGENLLIGIAEQDNYKSITAAAMVHKHNLIARSPLDINICKQLNILISEMGLPLNRIVIDPMIGGLGYGIEYAYSIMERARLGSLANDKMLSMPMICTVGYEANRAKEANASAEEFPGWGDLNDRAILWEALTAAGLLQVGASILLMRNPAAVKLVQQNIADLMEMNA; translated from the coding sequence ATGGCCGTAGCCCTCGTCAAAGAAAGATACCAAAGTAAAGTTGGAGAAGTAGTCATCGGTGCAACCGCTGCGGAAGGTGGCACCCGTACTTCTGTTGTTAAAGTAGGTGGAGACTCCACCTTGCCGTTTCTTCATTTTGAAGGAAAAGTGGAGAATCGTGCTGCTATCGCCTTGGAAGTCACCGATGTTCCTCCCGCATGGAGCGATACTGTCAAGGGTCAATATGGTGATGTCATCAATGATCCTGTAGCTTGGGCCAAGAAATGCGTTGAAGAATACAATGCCGATATGATCTATCTCAAACTGATCGGAGCTAATCCGGAAGGTGAGAATCGCAGTCCTGAAGAATGCGCTAAAGTGGTGAAAGATGTCTTAGCCGCTGTTGGTGTTCCTTTAATCGTTGCTGGGTGCGAAGATCCGGAAAAGGATAATGAAGTATTGGCTGCTGTCGCAGAAGCTACTTCAGGTGAAAATCTTTTAATCGGTATCGCTGAACAAGATAATTACAAATCCATTACCGCAGCCGCCATGGTGCATAAGCATAATCTTATCGCCCGTTCGCCGCTGGACATTAACATTTGTAAGCAGCTGAATATCTTGATCTCAGAAATGGGCCTGCCCCTGAACCGTATCGTGATTGACCCCATGATCGGCGGTCTGGGGTATGGTATTGAGTATGCTTACTCGATCATGGAACGGGCACGGTTAGGATCCTTAGCCAATGATAAGATGCTGTCCATGCCGATGATTTGTACAGTGGGTTATGAAGCAAACCGTGCTAAAGAGGCCAATGCCTCGGCAGAAGAGTTCCCAGGCTGGGGAGATCTGAACGATAGAGCAATCCTCTGGGAAGCTTTAACAGCGGCAGGGCTTTTGCAAGTCGGTGCCAGCATTCTCTTAATGAGAAATCCTGCAGCCGTTAAACTTGTTCAACAGAATATAGCTGATCTCATGGAGATGAATGCCTAA
- a CDS encoding AAA family ATPase, whose protein sequence is MTKYIAVAGKGGVGKTTFTALLLRQMVKGSQSKSILAVDADPNANLNEALGLEVTATISELLEDTKNPKAIPTGMPKDVFVEYKLQQSLIESQDIDLLVMGGPQGPGCYCYPNDLLRKYLETLGDNYDYVTVDTEAGLEHISRRTIPRVDVMFVISDSSARGIRSAGRVHELIKGLRSAVDEVYLVVTKTTEGSLDSLSGEIEKTGLQLIGDIPLDPMVVTHDLEGRPLYTLPDDSLAVQAVEKIMKKAFK, encoded by the coding sequence ATGACAAAATATATTGCAGTTGCAGGTAAAGGAGGAGTAGGTAAAACAACCTTCACAGCTCTTTTACTGCGTCAAATGGTCAAAGGATCGCAGAGTAAATCCATCCTGGCGGTGGATGCAGACCCCAATGCCAACTTGAATGAAGCTCTTGGCCTCGAGGTCACAGCAACGATTTCCGAACTTCTCGAAGATACGAAGAATCCCAAGGCCATTCCCACAGGAATGCCCAAGGATGTTTTTGTGGAATACAAACTCCAACAAAGCCTCATTGAATCTCAGGATATTGATTTACTGGTTATGGGGGGCCCCCAGGGTCCCGGCTGTTATTGCTATCCCAACGACCTGCTCAGAAAGTATCTGGAGACCTTAGGCGACAATTATGATTATGTGACAGTGGATACCGAAGCGGGTCTTGAGCATATCAGCAGGAGAACTATTCCCCGTGTGGACGTGATGTTCGTCATCAGCGATTCTTCCGCACGAGGGATTCGTTCGGCGGGGAGAGTCCACGAACTGATTAAAGGGTTGCGCTCTGCGGTGGACGAGGTGTACTTGGTAGTGACGAAAACCACAGAGGGAAGCCTGGATTCTTTATCAGGAGAGATTGAAAAAACCGGTCTGCAACTGATCGGAGATATTCCACTTGATCCTATGGTAGTAACTCATGATTTGGAGGGGCGTCCGCTCTATACTTTGCCGGATGACTCCCTTGCCGTTCAAGCAGTGGAAAAGATTATGAAAAAAGCCTTTAAATGA
- a CDS encoding sensor histidine kinase has translation MSNTTKSIVVKRGTRVADRLGLIMSNTLKAIETSKEEIFYIAETTRAEAQRLIQELAQLKEEIVYTIAEVDKYQKLERRLRQRLMEVSREFGNHSEQEMIKSYTETKDVQVQLQLLQSKEMQLRARRDEIERSLIQMEKTIERAENLLNQVTMAINLLHGGISELSQNNNPEHRQEIAQKIIRAQDEERRRVAREIHDGPAQNLANIVLRLEIAEKLLALDPTRVRAEITDLKGLVRSNLQDIRRIIFDLRPIALDNHGFISALEKYLMTFQETYHLTCDFKVIGKERRLLPAVEVALFRSLQEGLTNIAKHARADWARVLIEYEECQIKVQITDRGIGFNVEEAFANPGDHFGLVGMKERIEMFNGQMNLTSIPKKGTTVKLIVPNYEEGWE, from the coding sequence ATGTCGAATACTACCAAGAGTATTGTGGTGAAGAGAGGGACGAGAGTGGCAGACCGATTGGGTCTCATAATGAGCAACACTTTAAAAGCTATTGAGACAAGCAAAGAAGAGATTTTCTACATAGCAGAAACGACACGTGCAGAAGCCCAGCGGCTTATTCAAGAGCTGGCTCAGCTCAAGGAAGAAATTGTCTATACCATTGCCGAGGTGGATAAATACCAAAAATTAGAGCGCCGGCTCCGTCAACGTTTAATGGAAGTAAGCAGAGAATTTGGTAATCATTCTGAGCAAGAGATGATAAAATCTTATACTGAAACGAAGGATGTCCAAGTTCAGCTTCAACTTCTGCAATCCAAGGAGATGCAATTGCGGGCACGGCGGGATGAAATCGAACGTTCTCTGATACAGATGGAGAAGACTATCGAGCGAGCCGAAAATTTACTTAATCAGGTAACCATGGCGATCAATCTTTTACATGGTGGAATTTCTGAACTGAGTCAAAACAATAATCCTGAACATCGGCAGGAAATTGCCCAAAAGATCATCCGTGCTCAAGATGAAGAACGACGTCGGGTTGCCCGGGAGATTCATGATGGACCGGCCCAAAATCTGGCCAATATTGTTTTGCGCTTAGAAATTGCTGAAAAACTGCTCGCACTGGATCCTACTCGAGTGCGAGCAGAGATCACGGATTTAAAAGGATTGGTCCGTTCAAATCTGCAGGATATTCGACGGATTATTTTTGACCTGCGCCCCATTGCGCTGGACAACCATGGGTTTATTTCTGCTTTGGAAAAGTATCTCATGACGTTTCAGGAAACCTATCATTTAACCTGTGATTTTAAGGTGATCGGCAAAGAGAGACGTTTATTGCCGGCAGTGGAGGTAGCCTTATTCCGTTCCCTTCAGGAGGGATTGACGAATATCGCCAAGCATGCCCGTGCTGATTGGGCCAGGGTCCTTATCGAGTATGAGGAATGTCAAATTAAGGTTCAAATCACGGATCGGGGGATCGGATTCAATGTGGAAGAGGCATTTGCCAATCCCGGTGACCATTTTGGGCTGGTGGGGATGAAAGAGAGAATTGAGATGTTCAATGGCCAAATGAACCTTACCTCAATTCCCAAAAAAGGGACTACGGTAAAGCTCATTGTGCCGAATTATGAGGAGGGATGGGAATGA
- a CDS encoding ASKHA domain-containing protein, whose product MEKFQVKFMPDQQVIEVEQGTSLLKAASQAGIFIKSSCGGKGTCGACKVTVISGEAKSERTGNLSPEQLSRGVRLSCHTFVEGDLTVEVPPESRLQAHQVLLEDANAALLTETSKDLLTYYGYHPLARKVNIRCSEPTLTDNAGDWTRLSIELKRVLQSDKPLTIPLSVLQTLPETLRQAHWDLSVILTDLESGYTVLHVEPANDRPCYGLAIDVGTTTVVVYLVDLDSGEIVDKQGSYNKQAQFGDDVISRIVYAVDSTENMAEIQKAVVDTVNVLIEGILERQSLTSQNIASAVIAGNTTMSQLFLGINPRYIRLEPYIPTVNSTPAVSAREIGLRLLPEALIHTYPSVASYVGGDIVSGALATDMANSDEIILFIDIGTNGEIVLGNKDWLVSCACSAGPCFEGGGILFGMRAMPGAIERVDIDPESLDVKLKVVGKIAPVGICGSGLVDCLAKLRKAGIIDRAGNFQLEHPSQSARIRATEDDKEFVLAWAHQAGGDKDIVISENDVKNLIRAKGAIYAGIRSLLQTVALEIDMIERIVIGGGFGNYLNVHDSVEIGLLPDLPQEKFEFIGNSSVKGARLALLSQKAWNEAADLARKMTYIELSIGTTFMDEFVSALFLPHTDLSLFPSVEGTF is encoded by the coding sequence ATGGAGAAATTCCAGGTAAAATTTATGCCGGATCAGCAAGTGATTGAGGTGGAACAAGGAACATCCCTGCTCAAAGCAGCTTCTCAGGCAGGTATTTTTATAAAATCCAGCTGCGGCGGCAAAGGGACCTGTGGTGCCTGTAAAGTTACGGTGATATCCGGTGAAGCCAAAAGTGAAAGAACGGGAAATTTATCTCCGGAACAACTGAGCCGTGGGGTACGCTTAAGCTGCCATACCTTTGTTGAAGGGGATCTGACCGTTGAGGTCCCACCGGAATCACGCCTGCAAGCGCATCAGGTTCTCCTTGAGGATGCCAATGCAGCATTGCTCACAGAGACCAGTAAAGATCTGTTAACTTATTATGGGTATCATCCCCTGGCCCGCAAGGTCAATATCCGTTGCTCTGAACCTACCCTAACGGATAATGCCGGCGACTGGACTCGTTTGTCCATTGAGTTAAAGCGGGTGCTTCAATCCGATAAACCTTTGACCATTCCCTTATCCGTATTGCAAACTTTGCCGGAAACCTTGCGTCAGGCTCATTGGGACCTATCCGTTATTTTAACGGATTTAGAATCAGGGTACACAGTGCTCCATGTGGAGCCTGCCAATGACCGACCGTGCTATGGTTTGGCAATTGATGTGGGTACCACGACCGTGGTTGTCTACTTGGTCGATCTGGATAGCGGAGAAATAGTGGATAAACAAGGCTCCTACAATAAGCAAGCCCAATTTGGGGATGATGTCATTTCGCGGATTGTCTATGCGGTTGATAGCACGGAGAACATGGCTGAGATTCAAAAGGCCGTAGTGGATACCGTCAATGTCCTCATTGAGGGAATTCTTGAGCGGCAAAGCCTGACCAGCCAGAATATAGCCAGTGCGGTGATCGCCGGCAATACAACCATGTCACAGCTCTTCTTGGGCATCAATCCCCGTTACATTCGGTTAGAACCCTACATCCCAACCGTCAATTCAACACCGGCGGTATCAGCGCGGGAAATAGGGCTTAGACTTCTTCCTGAGGCACTCATTCACACCTATCCTTCGGTGGCCAGTTATGTGGGAGGAGATATCGTTTCCGGTGCTTTAGCCACAGATATGGCCAACTCCGACGAGATTATTTTATTTATCGATATCGGAACCAATGGGGAGATAGTGCTGGGGAATAAGGATTGGCTTGTTTCTTGTGCGTGCTCGGCCGGACCGTGTTTTGAAGGGGGAGGAATTCTCTTTGGCATGAGAGCCATGCCCGGGGCCATTGAGCGGGTGGATATTGATCCGGAAAGCCTTGATGTCAAGCTGAAGGTAGTCGGCAAGATTGCTCCTGTTGGCATCTGCGGCTCGGGATTAGTGGATTGCCTGGCCAAGCTGCGCAAGGCAGGAATTATTGATCGTGCCGGGAATTTCCAGTTGGAACATCCTTCTCAATCGGCGCGGATTCGTGCCACGGAGGATGACAAAGAGTTTGTTTTGGCTTGGGCTCATCAAGCAGGAGGAGATAAGGATATTGTCATTTCCGAAAATGATGTGAAGAATCTGATTCGGGCTAAAGGGGCGATCTATGCAGGGATTCGTTCATTGCTGCAAACAGTGGCCCTGGAAATTGATATGATCGAGCGAATCGTCATTGGGGGTGGCTTCGGCAATTACCTCAATGTTCACGATTCGGTAGAAATAGGCCTGCTTCCTGACCTGCCTCAAGAAAAGTTTGAGTTCATAGGCAATTCTTCTGTTAAAGGGGCACGTCTTGCCTTGCTTTCGCAGAAGGCTTGGAACGAGGCTGCCGATCTTGCCCGCAAGATGACGTATATCGAACTGTCCATTGGCACCACTTTTATGGATGAGTTTGTATCGGCCTTGTTCCTGCCCCATACTGATTTATCGTTATTTCCTTCTGTAGAAGGAACATTTTAG